From Streptomyces sp. TLI_235, a single genomic window includes:
- a CDS encoding aspartyl/glutamyl-tRNA(Asn/Gln) amidotransferase subunit B, with protein sequence MSVISLVSYEDALASYDPVMGLEVHVELGTRTKMFCGCSTELGAEPNTQTCPTCLGLPGSLPVVNAVGVESAIRIGLALNCEIAEWCRFARKNYFYPDMPKNFQTSQYDEPIAFNGYLDVQLEDGEVFRVDIERAHMEEDTGKSTHIGGATGRIHGAEYSLLDYNRAGIPLIEIVTKPIVGAGARAPEVAKAYVTELRELIRTLGVSEARMDKGQMRCDVNLSLRPIGREKFGTRSETKNVNSLRSVERAARFEIQRHATVLADGGTIVQETRHFHEDNGSTTSGRIKEEAEDYRYFPEPDLVPIAPSREWVEELRASLPELPRVRRARLQAEWGLSDQDMQAVLNAGAVEPILETVAAGAPADQARKWWLGELARRANEAGTELSEQPITPAQVARVCALVAEGKLNDKLARQVIEGVLAGEGEPDEVVEKRGLAVVSDDSALGAAVDQAIADNPDVAAKIRDGKVQAVGALVGAVMKATRGQADAARAKDLILERLGA encoded by the coding sequence GTGAGCGTCATCAGTCTGGTCTCCTACGAGGACGCGCTGGCCTCGTACGACCCGGTGATGGGCCTTGAGGTCCACGTCGAGCTGGGTACCAGGACCAAGATGTTCTGCGGGTGCTCGACCGAACTCGGTGCCGAGCCCAACACGCAGACCTGCCCCACCTGCCTCGGCCTGCCCGGCTCGCTGCCGGTCGTCAACGCGGTCGGCGTGGAGTCGGCGATCCGCATCGGCCTCGCCCTCAACTGCGAGATCGCCGAGTGGTGCCGGTTCGCCCGGAAGAACTACTTCTACCCGGACATGCCGAAGAACTTCCAGACCTCCCAGTACGACGAGCCGATCGCCTTCAACGGCTACCTCGACGTGCAGCTGGAGGACGGCGAGGTCTTCCGCGTGGACATCGAGCGCGCCCACATGGAGGAGGACACCGGCAAGTCGACCCACATCGGCGGTGCCACCGGCCGCATCCACGGCGCCGAGTACTCGCTGCTCGACTACAACCGGGCCGGCATCCCGCTGATCGAGATCGTCACCAAGCCGATCGTCGGCGCCGGCGCCCGCGCCCCCGAGGTCGCCAAGGCCTACGTCACCGAGCTGCGCGAGCTCATCCGCACCCTCGGCGTCTCCGAGGCCCGGATGGACAAGGGCCAGATGCGCTGCGACGTCAACCTGTCGCTGCGCCCGATCGGCCGGGAGAAGTTCGGCACCCGCAGCGAGACCAAGAACGTCAACTCGCTGCGCAGCGTCGAGCGGGCCGCCCGGTTCGAGATCCAGCGGCACGCCACCGTCCTCGCCGACGGCGGCACCATCGTCCAGGAGACCCGTCACTTCCACGAGGACAACGGCAGCACCACCTCGGGCCGGATCAAGGAGGAGGCGGAGGACTACCGCTACTTCCCCGAGCCCGACCTGGTGCCGATCGCCCCCTCCCGGGAGTGGGTCGAGGAGCTGCGGGCCTCGCTGCCCGAGCTGCCCCGCGTCCGCCGGGCCCGGCTGCAGGCCGAGTGGGGCCTGTCCGACCAGGACATGCAGGCCGTGCTGAACGCCGGCGCGGTCGAGCCGATCCTGGAGACCGTGGCCGCCGGCGCCCCCGCCGACCAGGCCCGCAAGTGGTGGCTGGGCGAGCTCGCCCGCCGCGCCAACGAGGCCGGCACCGAGCTCTCCGAGCAGCCGATCACCCCGGCCCAGGTCGCCCGGGTCTGCGCGCTGGTCGCCGAGGGCAAGCTCAACGACAAGCTCGCCCGCCAGGTCATCGAGGGCGTGCTGGCCGGCGAGGGCGAGCCGGACGAGGTCGTCGAGAAGCGCGGCCTCGCCGTGGTCTCCGACGACTCCGCGCTCGGCGCCGCCGTCGACCAGGCGATCGCTGACAACCCGGACGTCGCCGCGAAGATCCGCGACGGCAAGGTGCAGGCCGTCGGAGCCCTGGTCGGCGCCGTCATGAAGGCCACCCGCGGCCAGGCCGACGCCGCCCGCGCCAAGGACCTCATCCTGGAGCGCCTCGGCGCCTGA
- a CDS encoding aspartyl/glutamyl-tRNA(Asn/Gln) amidotransferase subunit A: MTELIKFTAAETAAAVAKGEVSAVEVAQAHLDRINAVDKKVNAFLHVDTEGALKAARAVDDRRARGEELGPLAGVPLALKDVFTTNGVPTTCGSKILEGWIPPYDATLTSRLKDAGVVILGKTNMDEFAMGSSTENSAYGPTGNPWDLTRIPGGSGGGSAAALAAFEAPLAIGTDTGGSIRQPGAVTGTVGVKPTYGAVSRYGLVAFSSSLDQGGPCARTVLDAALLHEAIAGYDPLDSTSIDAPVPAVVEAARMRDIRGMRIGVVKEFAGEGYQAGVMQRFNESVELLRELGAEVVEVSCPSFTLALPAYYLIAPSEASSNLARFDAMRYGLRVGDDGSRGAEEVTALTREAGFGPEVKRRIMLGTYALSSGYYDAYYGSAQKVRTLISRDFDAAFAGVDVLVSPTTPTTAFPIGERADDPMAMYLADLCTIPSNLAGNAAMSLPCGLAPEDNLPVGLQIIAPAMADDRLYRVGGAVEAALIEKWGHSLLEEAPAL; encoded by the coding sequence ATGACCGAACTGATCAAGTTCACCGCGGCGGAGACCGCCGCCGCGGTCGCCAAGGGCGAGGTGTCGGCCGTCGAGGTCGCCCAGGCCCACCTGGACCGCATCAACGCCGTCGACAAGAAGGTCAACGCCTTCCTGCACGTCGACACCGAGGGCGCGCTGAAGGCCGCCCGCGCGGTCGACGACAGGCGTGCCCGCGGCGAGGAGCTCGGCCCGCTGGCCGGCGTCCCGCTCGCGCTCAAGGACGTCTTCACCACGAACGGCGTCCCGACCACCTGCGGCTCGAAGATCCTCGAAGGCTGGATCCCGCCGTACGACGCCACCCTGACGTCCCGTCTGAAGGACGCGGGCGTGGTCATCCTCGGCAAGACCAACATGGACGAGTTCGCGATGGGCTCCTCCACCGAGAACTCCGCCTACGGCCCGACCGGCAACCCGTGGGACCTCACCCGGATCCCCGGCGGCTCCGGCGGCGGCTCCGCGGCCGCGCTGGCCGCCTTCGAGGCCCCGCTGGCCATCGGCACCGACACCGGCGGCTCGATCCGCCAGCCCGGCGCCGTCACCGGCACCGTCGGCGTGAAGCCGACCTACGGCGCGGTCTCCCGCTACGGCCTGGTCGCCTTCTCCTCCTCGCTCGACCAGGGCGGCCCCTGCGCCCGCACCGTGCTGGACGCGGCCCTGCTGCACGAGGCCATCGCCGGCTACGACCCGCTGGACTCCACCTCCATCGACGCGCCGGTGCCGGCCGTCGTCGAGGCCGCCCGGATGCGCGACATCCGCGGCATGCGGATCGGCGTCGTCAAGGAGTTCGCCGGCGAGGGCTACCAGGCCGGCGTGATGCAGCGCTTCAACGAGTCCGTGGAACTGCTCCGCGAGCTCGGTGCCGAGGTCGTCGAGGTCTCCTGCCCGTCGTTCACCCTGGCGCTGCCCGCGTACTACCTGATCGCGCCCAGCGAGGCCTCCTCCAACCTGGCCCGCTTCGACGCCATGCGCTACGGTCTGCGCGTCGGCGACGACGGCAGCCGCGGCGCCGAGGAGGTCACCGCCCTCACCCGCGAGGCCGGCTTCGGCCCCGAGGTGAAGCGCCGCATCATGCTCGGCACCTACGCCCTCTCCTCGGGCTACTACGACGCCTACTACGGCTCGGCGCAGAAGGTCCGCACGCTCATCTCGCGCGACTTCGACGCCGCCTTCGCCGGGGTCGACGTGCTGGTCTCCCCGACCACGCCGACCACCGCCTTCCCGATCGGCGAGCGCGCCGACGACCCGATGGCGATGTACCTGGCAGATCTGTGCACCATCCCGTCGAACCTGGCGGGCAACGCGGCCATGTCGCTGCCCTGCGGCCTGGCCCCGGAGGACAATCTCCCGGTCGGCCTGCAGATCATCGCCCCCGCGATGGCGGACGACCGCCTGTACCGCGTGGGCGGCGCCGTCGAGGCCGCTCTCATCGAGAAGTGGGGACACTCCCTGCTGGAGGAGGCACCGGCACTGTGA
- a CDS encoding PAS domain S-box-containing protein/diguanylate cyclase (GGDEF)-like protein, whose product MNSTDAVLPAATPATATTAAPAESAASAPPTPPTPPTPPTPATPATPATPATPSTPSTENAPCRRRAGYTGRIGVPAALLTLLCAGYTTGAAVGWGGSREVSLVMGDFGLAAAAAAAALSCLAHSLRGGGPARSAWLLFGLASAVVAFGNGAWGWYEVVLETPVPQDSPADYAFLLFAPLAITGLLVLAQRPRTPAGWFCLLLDGWLVAGSLFTLSWSLALGRTAQGQSGDPMEVALALAYPVMDILLVSLVVGLRFRRRDGNRAAVHTAMLALAVTVVCDALFTSPELRSSYHSGELLDAGWFAGSLLLAWAPWSPDARRSSREHPSAGGVPRRRVASTFSALTPYAAAAVCTAGILNNALGDDHPVDRVVLAAACTVGLALIVRQGVMLLDNLSLAQELAHKEAHFRSLVQGSSDVIMIAAADGVLSYVSPAALGVYSRDPEELVGGNLLDLVHPDDVGRVLRDVRRFLARGHLPGLAESTEPSARVECRIRSGTGEWLHVESTLNRHRDGLILNSRDVTERVALQAQLQHNAFHDPLTDLPNRALFVQRLVAALGGGGAEDGGRRAGDRDGVAVLFLDLDGFKAVNDSVGHQAGDELLVQAAGRLRRAVRAGDTVARFGGDEFAVLVRGRLGPDRVRDLAERVRAALSEPYWIGGVELGVAASIGIAFAAPDRRPYRDSDQRSDQAPGRHSEQGPEQGSDRAARGVDPKAATDELMRNADLAMYRAKSQGKGRVVLYRPGMRAEVERRSELEARLRTAVREGGFTLLHQPVVDLATGVVVGVDAQPRWRSAQGRLLTPSEFLRTAEHGDAAARFARWLLQEAVAAAAARRRDRAGSVPVRIRLTAERICAPGLYETVAGVLRETGLPADQLVVELARTGPDRTAEEVARRLAALRRLGVSTAVGGFGAGGGSLGALARLPLDTLGLDRSLVQEVADSALARALVGHALRLGRDLGLVTAAEGVDHPRQVAVLQELGCRQAQGPAFAPPLDEPRLRRALARRSYPVPRPAGPSAGRRPHLAADVRPGGRAEAAQGRAVPRHTPSDLPERHAVGGPSGGPHGETSVPPA is encoded by the coding sequence GTGAACTCCACCGATGCGGTGCTGCCCGCCGCGACCCCCGCCACAGCCACGACCGCAGCGCCCGCCGAGTCCGCAGCGTCTGCGCCGCCCACGCCGCCCACGCCGCCCACGCCGCCCACGCCGGCCACGCCGGCCACGCCGGCCACGCCGGCCACGCCGTCCACGCCGTCCACGGAGAACGCCCCGTGCCGCCGCCGCGCCGGGTACACCGGCCGCATCGGCGTCCCGGCCGCCCTGCTCACCCTGCTCTGCGCCGGATACACCACCGGCGCCGCCGTCGGCTGGGGTGGCTCCCGCGAGGTCTCCCTCGTCATGGGTGACTTCGGCCTCGCCGCGGCCGCGGCCGCGGCCGCCCTCTCCTGCCTCGCGCACAGCCTCCGCGGCGGCGGCCCCGCCCGCTCGGCCTGGCTGCTCTTCGGCCTCGCCTCCGCCGTGGTGGCCTTCGGCAACGGCGCCTGGGGCTGGTACGAGGTGGTGCTGGAGACCCCAGTGCCGCAGGACTCGCCCGCCGACTACGCCTTCCTGCTCTTCGCCCCGCTCGCCATCACCGGCCTGCTGGTGCTGGCCCAGCGCCCCCGCACCCCGGCCGGCTGGTTCTGCCTGCTTCTCGACGGCTGGCTGGTCGCCGGCTCGCTGTTCACCCTCAGCTGGAGCCTCGCCCTCGGCCGCACCGCCCAGGGCCAGTCCGGCGACCCGATGGAGGTCGCGCTCGCCCTCGCCTACCCGGTGATGGACATCCTGCTGGTCAGCCTGGTCGTCGGCCTGCGCTTCCGGCGGCGGGACGGCAACCGGGCCGCCGTCCACACCGCGATGCTCGCCCTCGCCGTGACCGTGGTCTGCGACGCCCTGTTCACCTCGCCGGAGCTGCGCAGCAGCTACCACTCGGGCGAACTGCTCGACGCCGGCTGGTTCGCCGGCAGCCTGCTGCTCGCCTGGGCGCCGTGGTCCCCGGACGCCCGCCGCTCCTCCCGCGAGCACCCCTCCGCGGGCGGTGTGCCCCGTCGCCGGGTCGCCTCCACCTTCAGCGCCCTCACCCCGTACGCCGCGGCCGCCGTATGCACCGCCGGCATCCTCAACAACGCCCTCGGCGACGACCACCCGGTCGACCGGGTGGTGCTCGCCGCCGCCTGCACGGTCGGCCTCGCCCTGATCGTCCGGCAGGGCGTGATGCTGCTCGACAACCTCTCCCTCGCCCAGGAGCTCGCCCACAAGGAGGCGCACTTCCGCTCCCTGGTCCAGGGCTCCAGCGACGTCATCATGATCGCCGCCGCCGACGGCGTGCTCTCCTACGTCAGCCCCGCCGCCCTCGGCGTCTACTCCCGGGACCCGGAGGAACTCGTCGGCGGCAACCTGCTCGACCTGGTGCACCCCGACGACGTCGGGCGGGTGCTCCGCGATGTCCGCCGCTTCCTTGCCCGCGGCCACCTGCCCGGCCTCGCCGAGAGCACCGAGCCCTCCGCCCGGGTCGAGTGCCGCATCCGCTCCGGCACCGGCGAGTGGCTGCACGTGGAGTCCACCCTCAACCGGCACCGCGACGGGCTCATCCTCAACAGCCGCGACGTCACCGAACGGGTCGCCCTCCAGGCCCAGCTCCAGCACAACGCCTTCCACGACCCGCTCACCGACCTGCCCAACCGGGCGCTGTTCGTCCAGCGGCTCGTCGCGGCCCTCGGCGGAGGCGGCGCCGAGGACGGCGGCCGGCGCGCCGGCGACCGGGACGGCGTCGCCGTCCTCTTCCTCGACCTGGACGGCTTCAAGGCGGTCAACGACAGCGTCGGCCACCAGGCCGGCGACGAACTGCTCGTCCAGGCGGCCGGCCGGCTGCGCCGCGCGGTGCGGGCCGGGGACACCGTGGCCCGCTTCGGCGGCGACGAGTTCGCGGTGCTGGTCCGCGGCCGGCTCGGCCCGGACCGGGTCCGCGACCTCGCCGAGCGGGTCCGTGCCGCGCTCTCCGAGCCCTACTGGATCGGCGGGGTCGAACTCGGCGTCGCCGCCAGCATCGGCATCGCCTTCGCCGCCCCCGACCGCCGCCCCTATCGAGACTCCGACCAGCGCTCCGACCAGGCACCCGGCCGGCACTCCGAGCAGGGCCCCGAGCAGGGCTCCGACCGGGCGGCCCGGGGCGTCGACCCGAAGGCCGCCACCGACGAGCTGATGCGCAACGCCGACCTCGCGATGTACCGCGCCAAGTCCCAGGGCAAGGGCCGGGTGGTGCTCTACCGGCCCGGCATGCGGGCCGAGGTCGAGCGCCGCAGCGAGCTGGAGGCCCGGCTGCGCACCGCCGTTCGCGAGGGCGGCTTCACCCTGCTCCACCAGCCCGTCGTGGACCTCGCCACCGGCGTGGTGGTCGGCGTCGACGCCCAGCCCCGCTGGCGCTCCGCCCAGGGGCGGCTGCTCACCCCGTCCGAGTTCCTGCGCACCGCCGAGCACGGCGACGCGGCCGCCCGCTTCGCCCGCTGGCTGCTCCAGGAGGCGGTCGCCGCCGCCGCTGCCCGCCGCCGCGACCGGGCCGGCTCGGTCCCCGTCAGGATCCGACTCACCGCCGAGCGGATCTGCGCCCCCGGTCTGTACGAGACGGTGGCCGGCGTCCTGCGCGAGACCGGCCTGCCCGCCGACCAGCTGGTGGTCGAGCTGGCCAGAACCGGCCCGGACCGCACCGCCGAGGAGGTGGCCCGGCGGCTCGCCGCGCTCCGCCGGCTCGGCGTGTCCACCGCGGTCGGCGGCTTCGGCGCGGGCGGCGGTTCGCTCGGCGCGCTCGCCCGGCTGCCGCTGGACACCCTCGGGCTCGACCGCAGCCTCGTCCAGGAGGTCGCCGACTCGGCCCTCGCCCGGGCCCTGGTCGGGCACGCGCTGCGGCTCGGCCGGGACCTCGGCCTGGTGACCGCCGCCGAGGGCGTGGACCACCCCCGGCAGGTCGCCGTGCTGCAGGAGCTGGGCTGCCGGCAGGCCCAGGGCCCGGCCTTCGCCCCGCCGCTGGACGAGCCGCGGCTGCGCCGGGCGCTGGCCCGCCGCTCCTACCCGGTGCCGCGGCCGGCCGGGCCGTCGGCGGGGCGCCGCCCGCACCTCGCCGCGGACGTCCGACCGGGTGGCCGCGCGGAGGCGGCCCAGGGCCGGGCGGTTCCCCGGCACACCCCCTCCGACCTGCCGGAACGCCACGCCGTGGGGGGTCCGTCCGGGGGTCCGCATGGTGAGACCTCCGTCCCACCAGCTTGA
- a CDS encoding regulatory LuxR family protein, giving the protein MLMARGAAEPTGEDARGVLPLGRPLPGTASQFVSESCAMLASMEQISVSPVMVGRGRESEFLHAALARAAAGEPRAVLVGGEAGIGKTRLVEEFLHGVAAPAVAAVGGCLEVGAEGLPYGPLATALRRLHSELGPAFEEAAAGMEGHLARLMPEFGEADAGPNDEFGRARLFDHTARLVERLAEDRTLVLVVEDLHWSDRSTRDLLAYLIRTLHRARVLVVATYRSDDLHRRHPLRPYLAELERLRTVRRIDLERFGPAETAAQLAGILGTPTPDRVLVDRIHRRAEGNPFFVEQLAAAQREGCTVGIPDSLRDILLVRVETLPDEAQQVLRLAAEGGTRVEHDLLAAVLDDPEEALIEALRTAVGAGVLRPDTDGDGYCFRHALVREAVSDDLLPGERHRINRRFAAVLAAEPGLVRGEALDARLADYWYHAHEPDRALPTALDAALQAHRRNAFAEQLRMLERVLELWDEVPETVRSTPVRPHDRAETYPSCGCAGDRHEQDCAGLQLVDVLAEAVVAARRSGDWDRAIGLVKQALARLDEDTDPARAAWFRVQLAKTCGHLERPDGGEIQYAYRLVSGLGPSAVQAEVLAMDAAQGMLGNPGREHMAVAEQAADIARRVGADAVEQHARITLAGLYGEFGEPDRAIALLRDAIERARELGTADVLCRGLNNLSCMLQSLGRSEEALECSREGLQVAGSTGLLGTAGGCLTGNLVEALTALGRCAEAAATLDSWEYGPPLDPYHEFLDRLRGELRFLAGDLDRAAELNRRARAADLARQPQNVLPSAMLAVRIHTRQGRPLDARAELLAVLDIELTAGHEALLLPLLAHGAGAEADSRGLPAADLGRPVVLRRIAETAARLDPLVPLHRAWARLLDGELARARGEDPREHWAAAIAELRPVGLPGPLALALLRAAESAAAAGGRDEARVLLKEAADTARASGDRFLQEEAAHLAERARLTAESTPGRRADEPAAEEPALGLTPRERDVLRLLTLGRTNRQIAEELYISPKTASVHVSNILAKLGVSGRGEAAAVAHRLRLFEAQSAV; this is encoded by the coding sequence ATGCTGATGGCCCGCGGCGCCGCGGAGCCGACCGGGGAGGACGCCCGTGGCGTCCTCCCTCTCGGCCGTCCACTCCCTGGGACCGCATCTCAGTTCGTGTCCGAATCCTGTGCCATGCTCGCCAGCATGGAGCAGATTTCGGTCAGCCCTGTCATGGTCGGCCGCGGCCGCGAGAGCGAGTTCCTCCATGCCGCGCTGGCCCGCGCCGCCGCGGGCGAACCCCGGGCCGTGCTGGTCGGCGGCGAGGCCGGCATCGGCAAGACCCGGCTCGTCGAGGAGTTCCTGCACGGCGTCGCCGCACCGGCCGTCGCCGCCGTCGGCGGCTGCCTGGAGGTCGGCGCCGAGGGCCTGCCCTACGGCCCGCTGGCCACCGCCCTGCGCCGGCTGCACAGCGAGCTCGGCCCGGCCTTCGAAGAGGCAGCGGCCGGTATGGAGGGGCACCTGGCCCGCCTGATGCCCGAGTTCGGCGAGGCCGACGCCGGCCCCAACGACGAGTTCGGCCGCGCCCGGCTGTTCGACCACACCGCGCGCCTGGTCGAGCGCCTCGCCGAGGACCGCACCCTCGTCCTGGTGGTCGAGGACCTGCACTGGTCCGACCGCTCCACCCGGGACCTGCTCGCCTACCTGATCCGCACCCTGCACCGCGCCCGGGTGCTCGTGGTCGCCACCTACCGCAGCGACGACCTGCACCGGCGCCACCCGCTCCGGCCCTACCTCGCCGAACTCGAGCGGCTGCGCACCGTCCGGCGGATCGACCTGGAGCGCTTCGGCCCCGCCGAGACCGCCGCCCAGCTGGCCGGCATCCTCGGCACCCCGACCCCCGACCGGGTCCTGGTCGACCGCATCCACCGGCGGGCAGAGGGCAACCCGTTCTTCGTCGAGCAGCTCGCCGCCGCCCAGCGGGAGGGATGCACCGTCGGCATCCCCGACAGCCTCCGCGACATCCTGCTCGTCCGCGTGGAGACCCTGCCCGACGAGGCCCAGCAGGTGCTGCGGCTCGCCGCCGAGGGCGGCACCAGGGTCGAGCACGACCTGCTCGCCGCCGTCCTCGACGACCCCGAGGAGGCGCTCATCGAGGCGCTGCGCACCGCCGTCGGCGCCGGCGTGCTGCGGCCCGACACCGACGGCGACGGCTACTGCTTCCGGCACGCCCTCGTCCGCGAGGCGGTCTCCGACGACCTGCTGCCCGGCGAGCGGCACCGCATCAACCGCCGCTTCGCCGCCGTCCTGGCGGCCGAGCCCGGCCTCGTCCGAGGCGAGGCGCTCGACGCCCGGCTGGCCGACTACTGGTACCACGCGCACGAACCGGACCGGGCGCTGCCCACCGCCCTGGACGCGGCCCTGCAGGCCCACCGCCGCAACGCCTTCGCCGAGCAGCTGCGCATGCTGGAGCGCGTCCTCGAACTCTGGGACGAGGTGCCGGAGACCGTCCGCAGCACGCCCGTCCGCCCCCACGACCGGGCCGAGACCTACCCCTCCTGCGGCTGCGCCGGCGACCGGCACGAGCAGGACTGCGCCGGCCTGCAACTCGTCGACGTGCTGGCCGAGGCGGTCGTCGCGGCCCGCCGCAGCGGCGACTGGGACCGCGCGATCGGCCTCGTCAAGCAGGCCCTCGCACGGCTCGACGAGGACACCGACCCGGCCCGCGCCGCCTGGTTCCGGGTGCAGCTCGCCAAGACCTGCGGCCACCTGGAGCGGCCCGACGGCGGCGAGATCCAGTACGCCTACCGGCTGGTCTCCGGACTCGGGCCGTCCGCCGTGCAGGCCGAGGTGCTCGCCATGGACGCCGCCCAGGGCATGCTCGGCAACCCCGGCCGGGAGCACATGGCCGTCGCCGAGCAGGCCGCCGACATCGCCCGCCGGGTCGGCGCCGACGCGGTCGAGCAGCACGCCCGGATCACCCTCGCCGGCCTCTACGGCGAGTTCGGCGAGCCGGACCGCGCGATCGCCCTGCTGCGGGACGCCATCGAGCGTGCCCGCGAACTGGGCACCGCCGACGTGCTCTGCCGCGGCCTCAACAACCTGTCCTGCATGCTGCAGAGCCTCGGCCGCTCCGAGGAGGCCCTGGAGTGCTCCCGCGAAGGCCTCCAGGTGGCCGGGAGCACCGGGCTGCTCGGCACCGCCGGCGGCTGCCTCACCGGCAACCTGGTGGAGGCGCTCACCGCCCTCGGCCGCTGCGCCGAGGCAGCCGCGACCCTGGACTCCTGGGAGTACGGGCCGCCGCTCGACCCGTACCACGAGTTCCTCGACCGGCTCCGCGGCGAGCTGCGCTTCCTCGCGGGCGACCTGGACCGGGCCGCCGAGCTCAACCGCCGGGCCCGCGCCGCCGACCTCGCCCGCCAGCCGCAGAACGTCCTGCCGTCCGCGATGCTGGCCGTCCGGATCCACACCCGGCAGGGCCGGCCGCTCGACGCCCGGGCCGAGCTGCTCGCCGTGCTCGACATCGAGCTCACGGCCGGCCACGAGGCGCTGCTGCTGCCGCTGCTCGCGCACGGCGCCGGCGCGGAGGCCGACTCGCGCGGCCTGCCCGCCGCCGACCTCGGCCGGCCGGTCGTGCTGCGGCGGATCGCCGAGACCGCCGCCCGGCTCGACCCGCTCGTCCCGCTGCACCGGGCCTGGGCCCGGCTGCTGGACGGCGAACTCGCCCGGGCCCGCGGCGAGGACCCCCGCGAGCACTGGGCCGCCGCGATTGCCGAGCTGCGGCCGGTCGGCCTGCCGGGCCCGCTGGCGCTGGCCCTGCTGCGGGCCGCCGAGAGCGCGGCCGCGGCGGGCGGCCGGGACGAGGCCCGCGTGCTGCTCAAGGAGGCCGCCGACACGGCCCGCGCCAGCGGCGACCGCTTCCTGCAGGAGGAGGCCGCACACCTGGCCGAGCGCGCCCGGCTGACCGCGGAGAGCACGCCCGGCCGCCGCGCCGACGAGCCGGCCGCCGAGGAGCCCGCGCTCGGCCTCACCCCGCGCGAGCGGGACGTCCTGCGGCTGCTCACCCTGGGCCGCACGAACCGGCAGATCGCCGAGGAGCTGTACATCTCGCCGAAGACCGCCAGCGTGCACGTCTCCAACATCCTCGCCAAGCTCGGGGTGAGCGGCCGCGGCGAGGCGGCGGCGGTCGCCCACCGGCTGCGGCTCTTCGAGGCCCAGAGCGCCGTCTGA
- a CDS encoding aspartyl/glutamyl-tRNA(Asn/Gln) amidotransferase subunit C — protein sequence MPGITREEVAHLARLSRLELQAEELDHFAEQLDVIIGAVARVSEVAGQDVPPTSHPLPLTNVMRADEVRPSLAPEQALSGAPASEEQRFRVPQILGED from the coding sequence ATGCCTGGCATCACGCGCGAGGAGGTCGCCCACCTCGCTCGGCTGTCGCGTCTCGAGTTGCAGGCCGAAGAGCTGGACCACTTCGCCGAGCAGCTCGACGTGATCATCGGCGCGGTCGCCCGCGTTTCCGAGGTCGCCGGACAGGACGTCCCGCCGACCTCCCACCCGCTGCCGCTGACCAACGTCATGCGCGCCGACGAGGTGCGGCCGTCGCTCGCCCCGGAGCAGGCGCTGTCCGGCGCCCCGGCCTCCGAGGAGCAGCGTTTCCGTGTGCCCCAGATCCTCGGGGAGGACTGA